The following are encoded in a window of Diorhabda sublineata isolate icDioSubl1.1 chromosome 5, icDioSubl1.1, whole genome shotgun sequence genomic DNA:
- the LOC130443883 gene encoding uncharacterized protein LOC130443883, whose amino-acid sequence MIYNKSTDKVLNQIAKDEGFTDYKICSYGQISKGQGLTGELYFVNIKSEDNIKQLELLIKEATKIKKIRDYFPVNALYKNEALFYNIIWPKFTNLQQDVMGKMIFDNVPKCYGSEIKPGEECIVLENLRSQGFETFPKSEYLDKKMLEMIFKKYGELHALSFAYKMKDSTSFEITCGQLIPYWTGAKNIIPLKVSIQTLFQKCVSYTSKYNSKLQSKMEKINENPLDAFIDSNYYKGKYGVLLHGDCWSNNMMFQFDSSRNPIDMKFIDFQVCQVGSPVFDLAYSFYSGGSEEIFNELDHFLEIYSKSLSDMCQQLNCNKYISLDELKIEWKEYSKFGWIMALIILTAKLVKDETNLDLLVMLNEFEKRNYEAHLEASDEDEIEKRTMSILNHLDKCGYL is encoded by the exons ATGATATACAACAAAAGTACTGATAAAGTCTTAAACCAAATTGCCAAAGATGAGGGATTTACTGATTACAAAATATGTAGTTATGGTCAAATTTCGAAAGGACAAGGTTTAACCGGAGAACTATATTTCGTTAACATCAAATCAGAGGACAATATTAAACAACTCGAGCTCCTCATAAAAGAAGCTACTAAGATAAAGAAAATCAGAGATTATTTCCCAGTAAACGCGCTCTATAAAAATGAAgctttattttataatataatctGGCCGAAATTTACTAATCTTCAACAGGACGTTatgggaaaaatgatttttgataatGTACCCAAATGCTACGGCTCTGAAATTAAACCCGGAGAAGAATGTATAGTTTTAGAGAACTTGAGATCTCAGGGATTTGAAACGTTTCCTAAGAGtgaatatttagataaaaaaatgttggagatgattttcaaaaaatacggGGAACTTCATGCTTTGTCATTCGCATACAAAATGAAAGATTCAACAAGCTTTGAGATAACCTGCGGTCAGTTAATACCTTATTGGACTGGTGCCAAGAATATAATACCACTCAAAGTTTCCATACAGACATTGTTCCAGAAATGCGTCAGTTATACATCGAAATACAATTCAAAGCTGCAATCAAAAATGgagaaaatcaatgaaaatccATTAGATGCATTCATAGattcaaattattacaaaggAAAATACGGGGTACTTTTGCATGGAGATTGTTGGAGTAACAATATGATGTTCCAATTTGAT tctTCAAGAAATCCTATTGATATGAAATTCATTGATTTCCAAGTATGCCAAGTGGGTTCGCCCGTCTTTGATTTAGCGTATTCTTTCTATTCAGGGGGTTCAGAAGAAATCTTCAATGAACTCGACCACTTTCTCGAAATTTACAGCAAAAGTTTATCCGATATGTGCCAGCAACTCAACTGTAACAAATACATCAGTTTGGATGAGTTGAAAATAGAATGGAAAGAGTACAGTAAATTTGGATGGATAATGGCATTGATTATTTTAACGGCCAAATTGGTTAAGGACGAAACAAATCTAGATTTGCTTGTAATGTTGAACGAATTTGAGAAACGGAACTATGAAGCTCATTTGGAAGCAAGCGATGAAGATGAAATTGAGAAAAGAACAATGAGCATACTTAATCATTTAGATAAATGCggttatttgtaa